A single region of the Novosphingobium sp. genome encodes:
- a CDS encoding acyl-CoA dehydrogenase yields the protein MSALSPEVLALADRVEAFVRNVVAPYEQDPRRDHHGAPSDALVHDLRGKAREAGVLTPHIRPDGSHLTQRETAAVLIRSGLSPLGPLACNTAAPDEGNMYLIRHVASPALQERFLKPLVEGRTRSAFFMTEPAELQGAGADPSMMITTTRRDGNHWVVNGKKCFITGANGAGVGIVMARSEEEDAPGACMFLVDLPDPAITITGAPNTIDNSMPGTHAELTIDNLRIPADQMLGQAGEGFKYAQVRLSPARLSHCMRWLGACIRAQEIATDYACRRHAFGKQLIEHEGVGFMLAENRILLKQCELMIDWCASVLDTGSLGAVESSMTKVSVSEALMKVADNCVQVMGGTGVTDKTIVEQVFREIRAFRIYDGPTEVHKWSLAKAIRREWRQAHG from the coding sequence ATGAGTGCGCTCTCCCCCGAGGTGCTGGCGCTGGCCGACCGCGTCGAGGCCTTCGTGCGAAATGTGGTCGCGCCCTATGAGCAGGATCCACGCCGCGATCACCATGGCGCCCCCTCCGACGCGCTGGTCCATGATCTGCGCGGCAAGGCGCGCGAGGCGGGCGTGCTCACCCCGCATATCCGCCCTGATGGCAGCCATCTCACCCAGCGCGAAACGGCGGCGGTGCTGATCCGCAGTGGCCTCTCGCCGCTGGGGCCGCTGGCCTGCAACACGGCGGCGCCCGATGAGGGCAATATGTACCTCATCCGCCATGTCGCCAGCCCGGCCTTGCAGGAGCGTTTCCTCAAGCCGCTGGTCGAGGGGCGCACCCGCTCGGCCTTTTTCATGACCGAGCCCGCCGAATTGCAGGGCGCGGGCGCCGATCCCTCGATGATGATCACCACCACCCGCCGTGACGGCAACCATTGGGTGGTGAATGGCAAAAAATGCTTCATCACCGGGGCGAATGGAGCGGGCGTCGGCATCGTCATGGCGCGCTCCGAAGAGGAGGATGCGCCGGGCGCCTGCATGTTCCTGGTCGATCTGCCCGATCCGGCGATCACCATCACCGGCGCGCCCAACACCATCGACAATTCGATGCCCGGCACCCATGCCGAGCTGACCATCGACAATCTGCGCATCCCCGCCGACCAGATGCTGGGGCAGGCGGGCGAGGGCTTCAAATATGCGCAGGTGCGGCTCAGCCCGGCGCGGCTGTCGCATTGCATGCGCTGGCTGGGGGCCTGCATCCGCGCGCAGGAGATCGCCACCGATTACGCCTGCCGCCGCCATGCTTTCGGCAAGCAACTGATCGAGCATGAGGGCGTGGGCTTTATGCTGGCCGAGAACCGCATCCTGCTCAAGCAATGCGAGCTGATGATCGATTGGTGCGCCAGCGTGCTGGACACCGGCAGTCTGGGCGCGGTGGAAAGCTCGATGACCAAGGTCTCGGTGTCCGAGGCGCTGATGAAGGTGGCCGACAATTGCGTGCAGGTGATGGGCGGCACGGGCGTCACCGACAAGACCATCGTCGAGCAGGTCTTCCGTGAGATCCGCGCCTTCCGCATCTATGACGGCCCGACCGAGGTCCACAAATGGAGCCTCGCCAAGGCCATCCGCCGCGAGTGGAGGCAGGCCCATGGTTGA
- a CDS encoding acetyl-CoA C-acetyltransferase: MSEAYIVEAARTAGGKRKGALAEWHPADMAGEVLNALVDRSGIDPAAIEDVILGCVTQAGEQGFAFARNAVLASRLPQSVPAVTVDRQCGSSQQCVQFAAQAVMSGTQDVVIAAGGESMTRVPMFSNIAYHESAGVGIGPFSPRILDRFGVKEFSQFAGAEMIAAKYGFDRETLDRFALQSHQRAHAATQAGAFDKEIVPLAVAGGLHRHDEGIRADATLEGIGAVKLLQEGGVISAANASQICDGASGVLVVNAAGLKTHNLKPIARIVNLTVSAGDPVIMLEEPIEATRKALAKAGLTIEDIDLYEVNEAFAPVPLAWAKALGADPAKLNVNGGAIALGHPLGATGTKLMTTLIHALHARGLRYGLQAVCEGGGIANVTIVEAV; the protein is encoded by the coding sequence ATGAGCGAAGCCTATATCGTCGAAGCCGCCCGCACCGCCGGGGGGAAGCGCAAGGGCGCTCTGGCCGAATGGCACCCCGCCGATATGGCGGGCGAGGTGCTCAACGCTCTGGTCGACCGCTCCGGCATCGATCCGGCGGCCATCGAGGATGTGATCCTGGGCTGCGTCACCCAGGCGGGCGAGCAGGGCTTTGCCTTTGCCCGCAACGCCGTGCTGGCCTCCAGGCTGCCGCAGAGCGTTCCGGCGGTGACGGTGGACCGCCAGTGCGGATCGAGCCAGCAATGCGTGCAGTTCGCGGCTCAGGCGGTGATGAGCGGCACGCAGGATGTGGTGATCGCGGCGGGCGGCGAGAGTATGACGCGCGTGCCGATGTTCTCGAACATTGCCTATCACGAAAGCGCCGGGGTGGGCATCGGGCCGTTCTCGCCGCGCATTCTCGACCGCTTTGGCGTGAAAGAGTTCAGCCAGTTCGCGGGGGCCGAGATGATCGCTGCCAAATATGGCTTCGATCGCGAGACGCTGGACCGCTTCGCCCTGCAAAGCCATCAGCGCGCCCATGCCGCCACGCAGGCGGGGGCCTTCGACAAGGAGATCGTGCCGCTGGCGGTGGCGGGCGGGCTGCATCGCCACGATGAGGGCATCCGCGCGGATGCCACGCTGGAGGGCATCGGCGCGGTCAAGCTGCTGCAGGAGGGCGGGGTGATCTCGGCGGCCAATGCCAGCCAGATCTGCGATGGCGCCTCGGGCGTGCTGGTGGTCAATGCTGCGGGGCTGAAGACTCATAACCTCAAGCCCATCGCGCGCATCGTCAATCTGACGGTGAGCGCGGGCGATCCGGTCATCATGCTGGAAGAGCCGATCGAGGCCACGCGCAAGGCGCTGGCCAAGGCGGGGCTGACCATCGAGGACATCGATCTCTATGAGGTGAACGAGGCTTTCGCGCCCGTGCCGCTGGCCTGGGCCAAGGCGCTGGGCGCCGATCCGGCGAAGCTCAATGTCAATGGCGGGGCCATTGCGCTGGGCCACCCGCTGGGTGCCACGGGCACCAAGCTGATGACCACGCTGATCCATGCGCTGCATGCGCGGGGGCTGCGCTATGGCCTGCAGGCGGTGTGCGAGGGCGGTGGTATCGCCAATGTCACCATTGTGGAGGCGGTGTGA
- a CDS encoding nitronate monooxygenase family protein → MGLKTRITDLLGIEHPIVQGGMMWVGRAELASAVSNAGGLGILTALTQPTPDELRREIDRCRALTDKPFGVNLTILPSVTPPPYAEYRRAIIESGVTIVETAGHNPREHIDDFKSHGITVLHKCTAVRHAVSAQKMGVDVISIDGFECAGHPGEDDVPGLVLIPAAADQISIPMLASGGIGDGRGLAAALALGAEGVNMGTRFCATVEAPIHESIKQFIVSNSERDTRLIFRRFHNTGRVAASPVSHQVVEISARPDAVFEDIRPLVSGAKGRQALETGDLEAGLVWAGQVQGLIHDIPTCGELLNRMVGDAEAIITKRLTGFLRAGCLQE, encoded by the coding sequence ATGGGCCTGAAAACGCGGATCACCGATCTGCTGGGGATCGAACACCCCATCGTGCAGGGCGGGATGATGTGGGTGGGCCGGGCCGAGCTGGCCAGTGCGGTCTCCAACGCGGGGGGGCTTGGCATCCTCACCGCGCTGACCCAGCCCACGCCTGACGAGCTGCGCCGGGAAATCGACCGTTGCCGCGCGCTGACCGACAAGCCCTTCGGCGTCAATCTGACCATCCTGCCCTCGGTCACCCCGCCGCCCTATGCCGAATACCGCCGCGCGATCATCGAGAGCGGCGTGACCATTGTGGAGACCGCCGGCCACAACCCGCGCGAGCATATTGACGATTTCAAGAGCCATGGCATCACCGTGCTGCACAAATGCACGGCGGTGCGCCATGCCGTCTCGGCGCAGAAGATGGGGGTCGATGTCATCAGCATCGACGGTTTCGAATGTGCGGGCCATCCCGGCGAGGACGATGTTCCCGGCCTCGTGCTGATCCCGGCGGCGGCCGATCAGATCTCCATTCCGATGCTGGCCAGCGGCGGCATCGGCGACGGGCGCGGTCTGGCCGCCGCCCTCGCGCTGGGAGCGGAGGGCGTCAATATGGGCACGCGCTTTTGCGCGACGGTGGAAGCGCCGATCCATGAGAGCATCAAGCAGTTTATCGTCAGCAATTCCGAGAGGGACACCAGGCTGATCTTCCGCCGCTTTCACAACACCGGGCGGGTGGCGGCGAGCCCGGTCTCGCATCAGGTGGTCGAGATCTCGGCGAGGCCCGACGCGGTGTTCGAGGATATCCGCCCGCTGGTCTCGGGCGCGAAGGGGCGGCAGGCGCTGGAAACCGGCGATCTGGAGGCCGGTCTCGTCTGGGCCGGACAGGTGCAGGGGCTGATCCATGATATTCCCACTTGCGGCGAGCTGCTCAACCGCATGGTCGGCGATGCCGAGGCGATCATCACCAAGCGCCTCACCGGGTTTCTGCGGGCCGGATGCCTTCAGGAATGA
- a CDS encoding TetR/AcrR family transcriptional regulator, producing MNSPASPFQTAQQRSSARQAKRDAVLRAAVQMFNEKGFHQTSLDDVAARLGVSKPTIYHYLGNKDQVLFECVTFGLAQLIEAAQASQARPGRGIDRLIAFLTRYAEINMDDFGRCVILTGDEALSPDSRKQFHALKRQIDTAMRQLIRDGIDDGSIAPVDPKMLAFALAGALNWPARWHDPQGTETAADIATHLVSLLAQGFRPR from the coding sequence TTGAACAGCCCAGCATCCCCCTTCCAGACCGCCCAGCAGCGCAGCAGCGCCCGCCAGGCCAAGCGCGATGCGGTGCTGCGCGCGGCGGTGCAGATGTTCAACGAAAAGGGCTTTCACCAGACGTCGCTCGATGATGTGGCCGCGCGGCTGGGTGTCTCCAAGCCGACGATCTACCACTATCTGGGCAACAAGGATCAGGTGCTCTTCGAATGCGTGACCTTCGGCCTGGCGCAACTGATCGAGGCGGCGCAAGCATCGCAAGCGCGGCCGGGACGGGGCATTGACAGGCTGATCGCCTTCCTCACTCGCTATGCCGAGATCAACATGGATGATTTCGGCCGCTGCGTGATCCTGACCGGCGACGAAGCACTGAGCCCCGACAGCCGCAAGCAGTTTCACGCGCTCAAGCGGCAGATCGACACGGCCATGCGCCAGTTGATCCGCGACGGGATCGACGATGGTTCGATCGCGCCGGTCGATCCCAAGATGCTGGCCTTCGCTCTGGCTGGGGCGCTGAACTGGCCGGCACGCTGGCACGATCCGCAAGGCACCGAAACGGCTGCGGATATTGCCACCCATCTGGTGTCGCTTCTGGCACAAGGCTTCCGCCCGCGCTGA
- a CDS encoding TetR/AcrR family transcriptional regulator, with protein MSTTSREAILAAATTIAQAHGYGGLNFRDLAAMVGIKPPSIYHHFPSKADIGVAVAKRYREDSLANLEALSERSADPRDALRHYPASFRKALENGNRLCLCSFMAAEYDDLPDPIKLEIQAFADVHTAWLAKSLVAAGLVDRHTCEQRAQAIFAAIGGAQLMARSRSDIALYDGLIDAYRLSGLLPQ; from the coding sequence ATGAGCACAACTTCAAGAGAAGCCATTTTGGCTGCAGCCACGACCATCGCGCAGGCCCATGGCTATGGCGGCCTCAACTTCCGCGATCTGGCGGCCATGGTCGGGATCAAGCCGCCCAGCATCTATCATCACTTCCCCAGTAAGGCCGACATTGGGGTAGCGGTTGCAAAACGTTATCGTGAGGATTCCCTGGCAAATCTGGAAGCCCTTTCAGAGCGAAGCGCCGATCCTCGCGATGCCCTGCGCCACTATCCGGCCAGCTTCCGCAAAGCGCTGGAAAACGGCAATCGCCTTTGCCTTTGCAGCTTCATGGCCGCTGAATACGACGATCTCCCAGACCCCATTAAACTGGAGATTCAGGCCTTCGCTGATGTCCATACCGCCTGGCTGGCCAAATCACTTGTTGCTGCAGGGCTGGTCGACCGACACACTTGCGAACAGCGGGCCCAGGCCATTTTCGCGGCCATTGGTGGAGCACAATTGATGGCGCGGAGCCGATCAGACATTGCCCTCTATGACGGGTTGATCGATGCTTACCGCTTGTCTGGATTGCTGCCTCAATAG
- a CDS encoding 2Fe-2S iron-sulfur cluster-binding protein — translation MANLHVIDLAGTETIISAPPGISLMEALRNHGFDDLLALCGGCCSCATCHVYVEAGPDSMRTPASDDEADLLDSSLHRQDHSRLSCQIAITEDLDGLRVRLAPAD, via the coding sequence GTGGCCAATCTTCATGTGATCGATCTTGCCGGAACGGAAACCATAATCTCTGCGCCGCCGGGCATCAGCCTGATGGAGGCGCTGCGCAATCATGGTTTTGACGATCTGCTGGCCTTGTGCGGCGGCTGCTGTTCCTGCGCCACCTGCCATGTCTATGTGGAAGCCGGTCCGGACAGTATGAGAACCCCCGCCAGCGACGATGAGGCCGATCTGCTCGACAGTTCGCTTCACCGTCAGGACCATTCACGCCTGTCCTGCCAGATCGCCATCACCGAGGATCTTGATGGCCTTCGGGTGCGCCTCGCTCCCGCCGATTGA
- a CDS encoding enoyl-CoA hydratase-related protein, which yields MTDQPVLLHRDGAVAVVTLNRPEAGNTVNMPLAQALEQAVDEALADPALRCVVLTGAGKLFCGGGDIAGFAQAPDASAYLFDLAGTLHRSVSRLVHGAKPVVTLVNGPAAGAGLSLALLGDVVLSSATAHFTAAYGFVGLTPDGGMSWLLPRLVGLRRAQEIILTNRRIGAQEAQAIGLVTRVVEAEALQEEGMALAHTLAAGPTAALGGARALLAAGFQQDLDSHLALEAARIAQAGATAEAREGIAAFVERRKPDFTERKPS from the coding sequence ATGACCGACCAACCCGTTTTGCTGCACCGCGATGGCGCCGTCGCCGTGGTGACATTGAACCGCCCGGAGGCGGGCAACACCGTCAATATGCCGCTGGCGCAGGCACTGGAGCAGGCCGTGGATGAGGCGCTGGCCGATCCGGCGCTGCGCTGTGTGGTGCTGACCGGCGCGGGCAAGCTGTTCTGCGGCGGCGGCGATATTGCCGGCTTTGCACAAGCGCCGGATGCCTCGGCCTATCTGTTCGATCTGGCGGGCACGCTGCATCGCTCGGTCAGCAGGCTGGTGCATGGGGCCAAGCCGGTGGTCACGCTGGTCAACGGCCCGGCGGCGGGGGCGGGGCTGAGCCTGGCGCTGCTGGGCGATGTGGTCTTGTCATCGGCGACGGCGCATTTCACCGCGGCCTATGGCTTTGTCGGCCTGACGCCTGATGGCGGGATGAGCTGGCTGCTGCCCCGGCTGGTCGGCCTGCGCCGCGCTCAGGAGATCATCCTGACCAACCGTCGCATCGGCGCGCAAGAGGCGCAGGCCATCGGCCTCGTCACGCGCGTGGTTGAGGCAGAGGCCTTGCAGGAGGAAGGCATGGCGCTGGCCCACACGCTGGCCGCCGGGCCGACGGCGGCGCTGGGCGGGGCGCGCGCGCTGCTGGCCGCCGGTTTCCAGCAGGATCTCGACAGTCACCTTGCCCTCGAAGCCGCCCGCATCGCGCAGGCCGGTGCCACAGCCGAAGCGCGCGAAGGCATCGCCGCCTTTGTCGAACGCCGCAAACCCGATTTTACCGAAAGGAAGCCGTCATGA
- a CDS encoding SDR family NAD(P)-dependent oxidoreductase, with translation MDISGLAAIVTGGASGLGAATAELLAARGAKVTLFDLNAEVGQGKAQEIGGAFAKVDVTDASSVEQAIAQAEAAHGKARILVNCAGIAPPAKVISREGAPLPLASFAKIININLIGTFNVLSQFAARIFDAEVLNADGERGIIVNTASVAAFDGQIGQPAYAASKGGVVAMALPIAREFARYGIRVNTIAPGIFWTPMLAGLPQEAQDSLGKQTPFPSRLGHPSEYAKMVEAMIANPMLNGEVVRLDGAIRLAAK, from the coding sequence ATGGATATCAGCGGATTGGCAGCCATCGTCACGGGCGGCGCCTCGGGCCTTGGCGCGGCGACGGCGGAATTGCTGGCGGCGCGCGGCGCGAAGGTCACGCTGTTCGATCTCAATGCCGAGGTCGGGCAGGGCAAGGCGCAGGAGATCGGCGGAGCCTTTGCCAAGGTCGATGTCACCGATGCCTCCAGCGTCGAGCAGGCGATCGCGCAGGCCGAGGCGGCCCATGGCAAGGCGCGCATTCTGGTCAATTGCGCGGGCATTGCCCCGCCCGCCAAGGTCATCAGCCGCGAGGGCGCGCCCCTGCCGCTGGCCAGCTTCGCCAAGATCATCAACATCAATCTGATCGGCACCTTCAATGTGCTCTCGCAGTTCGCGGCGCGGATTTTCGATGCCGAAGTCCTGAACGCGGATGGCGAGCGCGGCATCATCGTCAACACCGCCAGCGTCGCGGCCTTCGACGGGCAGATCGGCCAGCCCGCCTATGCCGCCAGCAAGGGCGGCGTGGTGGCCATGGCGCTGCCCATCGCCCGCGAGTTCGCGCGTTACGGCATCCGGGTGAACACCATCGCGCCGGGCATTTTCTGGACCCCGATGCTGGCGGGCCTGCCTCAGGAGGCCCAAGACTCGCTGGGCAAGCAGACGCCTTTTCCCAGCCGCCTTGGCCACCCGAGCGAATATGCCAAAATGGTCGAGGCGATGATCGCCAACCCCATGCTGAACGGCGAAGTCGTCCGTCTGGACGGTGCCATCCGGCTCGCCGCGAAATGA
- a CDS encoding phosphotransferase family protein codes for MVDDIAAANSGAGDLRTALDVAALETWLAAHVNGFAGPLAVSQFNGGQSNPTYRLETPGASYVLRRKPAGPILKGAHDVLREARVQQALAGSDVPVARILGVCEDEAVIGSAFYVMAMVEGRVFWDAAFTQVPRDQRAAYYDEMNRVIAALHGVDHAAVGLGDYGRPGNYFERQITRWTRQYEADELAGRDPDMDALVAWLPTAIPAGDETTIVHGDFRCDNMIFHPTQPRILAVLDWELSTLGHPLADFAYHAMMYRMPPDIVAGLGGADPVALGLPGEADYIATYCARTGRDTIAHWDFYIAFQFFRLAAIFHGIKGRVLRGNASNAQAAARAEAFPRLTRLARDAMEACT; via the coding sequence ATGGTTGACGACATCGCCGCCGCCAACAGCGGCGCGGGAGATTTGCGCACCGCGCTGGATGTGGCGGCGCTGGAAACATGGCTGGCTGCTCATGTGAACGGCTTTGCCGGGCCGCTGGCGGTCAGCCAGTTCAACGGGGGCCAGTCCAACCCGACCTATCGGCTCGAGACGCCGGGGGCCAGCTATGTGCTGCGCCGCAAGCCTGCCGGGCCGATCCTGAAGGGCGCGCATGATGTGCTGCGCGAGGCACGCGTGCAGCAGGCGCTGGCAGGCAGCGATGTGCCGGTGGCGCGCATTCTGGGTGTCTGCGAGGACGAAGCCGTGATCGGCAGCGCCTTCTACGTCATGGCGATGGTGGAGGGCCGGGTCTTCTGGGACGCCGCCTTCACGCAGGTGCCCAGGGACCAGCGCGCCGCCTATTATGACGAAATGAACCGTGTGATCGCGGCGCTGCATGGCGTGGACCATGCTGCGGTCGGCCTTGGCGATTACGGCCGTCCGGGCAATTATTTCGAGCGCCAGATCACCCGCTGGACCCGCCAGTACGAAGCCGATGAGCTGGCCGGGCGCGATCCCGATATGGACGCGCTGGTGGCATGGCTGCCCACCGCCATTCCGGCGGGGGATGAGACCACCATCGTCCACGGCGATTTCCGCTGCGACAACATGATCTTCCACCCCACGCAGCCGCGCATTCTGGCGGTGCTGGACTGGGAACTCTCCACGCTGGGCCATCCGCTGGCCGATTTCGCCTATCACGCGATGATGTACCGCATGCCGCCCGATATCGTGGCCGGGCTGGGCGGTGCCGATCCCGTGGCTCTGGGCCTGCCCGGCGAGGCGGATTACATCGCCACCTATTGCGCCCGCACGGGTCGCGACACAATCGCCCATTGGGATTTCTACATCGCTTTCCAGTTCTTTCGTCTGGCGGCGATCTTTCACGGCATCAAGGGGCGCGTGCTGCGCGGCAATGCCTCCAACGCCCAGGCGGCGGCGCGGGCCGAAGCCTTCCCCCGCCTGACACGCCTTGCGCGCGACGCCATGGAGGCCTGCACATGA
- a CDS encoding acyl-CoA synthetase produces the protein MQHPRHHAAANPDRIACLCTATGAQMTYADLESAANRGAHLLRSMGLRRGDVIAVMLDNEAAVFAIAWAAERAGLYLTSVSTKLSIADAAYILGDCGAQVLVVSDRLTEMATQIAGLCPGVTLYTVSAWQKACADRPETPIPDESPGADMLYSSGTTGRPKGIKPALPQGALGEETALMRMGAALYGMDGAMVYLSTSPLYHAAPLRWAMTVQRFGGTVLIMPRFDAETALALIERHRVTHGTWVPTHFVRLLKLPEEVRKRYDLSSQRAAIHAGAPCPVSVKHAMIDWWGPIIEEYYSGTEMCGITALSSAQWLERPGSVGPAVIGTIRILDDEGCECPAGQVGNIYFADGPGFEYHNDPAKTEAAHNAHGWATMGDIGHVDKDGFLFLTDRKNFMIISGGVNIYPQEIENVLITHPSVCDVAVIGVPDEELGETVLAVVQPAAGVKGDDRLAETLRLYARNGLGGVKTPKHFEFRDDPLREPTGKLLKAKLIAEFKARGVAAGG, from the coding sequence TTGCAGCATCCCCGCCACCATGCCGCAGCAAATCCGGACCGGATTGCCTGCCTGTGCACCGCGACCGGCGCGCAGATGACCTATGCCGATCTGGAAAGCGCGGCCAACCGGGGGGCGCATTTGCTGCGCAGCATGGGGTTGAGGCGCGGCGATGTGATCGCCGTGATGCTGGACAATGAAGCGGCGGTTTTCGCGATCGCCTGGGCCGCCGAACGGGCGGGGCTTTATCTGACCAGCGTCTCGACCAAATTGAGCATCGCCGATGCCGCCTATATTCTTGGCGATTGCGGGGCGCAGGTGCTGGTGGTCTCGGACCGGCTGACGGAGATGGCGACGCAGATCGCGGGCCTCTGCCCCGGCGTCACGCTGTATACGGTCAGCGCATGGCAGAAGGCCTGCGCCGACAGGCCTGAAACGCCGATCCCCGATGAAAGCCCAGGGGCCGACATGCTCTATTCCTCGGGCACCACGGGGCGGCCCAAGGGTATCAAACCGGCCTTGCCGCAGGGGGCGCTGGGGGAAGAAACCGCGCTGATGCGGATGGGGGCGGCGCTTTATGGCATGGATGGCGCGATGGTCTATCTCTCGACCTCGCCGCTCTATCATGCGGCGCCTTTGCGCTGGGCGATGACGGTCCAGCGCTTTGGCGGGACGGTGCTGATCATGCCGCGCTTCGACGCCGAAACCGCGCTGGCGCTGATCGAGCGGCACAGGGTGACGCATGGCACATGGGTGCCCACCCATTTTGTGCGGTTGCTCAAATTGCCGGAGGAGGTTCGCAAGCGCTATGACCTTTCGTCTCAGCGCGCCGCCATCCATGCGGGCGCGCCCTGTCCTGTCTCCGTCAAGCACGCGATGATCGACTGGTGGGGCCCCATCATCGAGGAATATTATTCGGGCACGGAAATGTGCGGCATCACCGCCCTGTCATCCGCCCAGTGGCTTGAGCGGCCCGGCTCGGTCGGCCCGGCGGTGATTGGCACGATCCGTATTCTGGATGACGAGGGATGTGAATGTCCGGCGGGTCAGGTGGGAAATATCTATTTCGCGGATGGACCCGGCTTTGAATATCACAATGATCCCGCCAAGACCGAGGCGGCCCATAATGCCCATGGCTGGGCGACCATGGGCGATATCGGGCATGTCGATAAGGATGGCTTTCTGTTTTTGACCGACCGCAAGAACTTCATGATCATATCGGGCGGCGTCAATATCTATCCTCAGGAGATCGAGAATGTCCTGATCACGCACCCGTCTGTTTGCGATGTCGCGGTGATCGGCGTTCCCGACGAGGAGCTGGGCGAGACTGTTCTGGCCGTTGTGCAACCCGCCGCCGGCGTGAAGGGGGACGACAGGCTTGCCGAAACCCTGAGGCTCTATGCCAGAAACGGGCTGGGCGGGGTCAAGACGCCGAAGCATTTCGAATTTCGCGATGATCCACTGCGGGAACCGACAGGCAAGCTGTTGAAAGCCAAGCTGATCGCCGAATTCAAAGCGCGCGGCGTGGCTGCGGGCGGATAA